From the genome of Croceibacterium atlanticum:
TGGATATGAACTGCTCAACCCTTCCCGCACATGCCGGTTGGCGCGGAGAGTGGACGGGCTTCTTCGCCTTTCTGCGCCGCCCTTCCCTGCCCGGCCGCCCGCGCGGCTTCGGCAGGGCCAGCCTGATTTCCACACTGCATCTCTTGCCGCTGGCCCTGATACTGACCTGTGCCGGCCTGACAGTGGCGAATCTGGCCAGCCTTGCCGCGCCGCAATTGCCGGGCAACCGGCTGCTGGACCTGCCGCTGGGCCAGCTCGCCCTGTTCGCGATACTCGTCGCCCCGATCACGGAAGAAACCGCCTTTCACGGCTGGCTGTCGGGTCGGCCCGGGCATATCGCCTTCATCGCGATCATGCTGGGCGGCGGGGCATTCGCGCTGGTGGCGGTGCAGGACCAGATGTTGCGGGCGGGCCTGCTGATCGGCACCGTGGCGGCGGCCTGCATCAGCCTCGCCCTGTTGCGCCGGGCCCGGACTCTGCCCTTGTTCCAGCAGCATTTCCCGTGGTTCTACGCCGCCAGTTCAGGCAGCTTTGCCCTGCTCCATATCGTGAACCAGTCCGAAACGGTCGGCTGGTTCAGCCTGGTGCTGGTCCTGCCGCAATTGCTGATCGGGCTGGTGCTGGGTTATGCGCGCGTGGCCAATGGGCTGTGGTCCTCCATGCTGCTTCACGCAGGCTCCAACGGGGTGCTGGTATCGCTCATTGCCGTGCTGACATTGCAGGCTGGCGCAGCAGCCTGACCGGCGGGGCCCGGCAAGCCACCGTCAGTCAGACAGGCGGACGGCGGTTCCCGAAACGCTGACCATCAGCATGGAACCGTTCTGTCCCAGCACTTCATAATCGATATCCACGCCGATCACCGCATTGCCGCCCAGGCGGCGCGCTTCCTCGGTCATTTCCTCGATCGCCTCCTTCCGGGCGCGGGCCAGCACTTCCTCATATTTACCGGAACGGCCACCGACGAGATCGGTGATGGAAGCAAAGATATCGCGGAACAGATTGGCGCCGACGATGACTTCCCCGGTCACAACGCCGAGATATTCCTTAGCCGGGCGGCCTTCCACCGTCGGCGTGGTCGATACGATCATGTCGCGCGAACTCCCCCAGGGACTAGCCATTCACCACACTCCCACCATTCGGATGCAATATCTGCCCCGACATATAGGACGAATCCTCGCAGGCCAGAAAGAGAAAGGCGGGCGCCACTTCGTTCGGCTGGCCGGGGCGGCCCATCGGCGTGCTTTCGCCGAAATGTTCCACCTTCTCCTTCGGCGCGCCGCCAAACGGGTTGAGCGGGGTCCATATCGGCCCCGGCGCCACCCCGTTCACGCGGATGCCCTGCCCCACCAGATTTTCGCTGAGAGAGCGGGTGAAAGCGGTGATCGCCCCCTTGGTGGAACTGTAATCCAGCAATCCGCCGGAACCCTTGTACATGGTCACGCTGGTGCAGTTCACGATCGCCGCGCCTCGTTTCAGATGCGGACGGGCGGCCTGGGTGACATAGAACATGGAAAAGATGTTCGTCTGGAACGTCCGCTGCAATTGTTCGGGCGTGATATCCTCTATGTTCTTGTCAGGATGCTGTTCCCCGGCATTGTTGATCAGCACATCCAGCCGGCCCCAACGGTCGATCACCGCATCGACGAAGCCCTGCGCATGTTTGGGATCGCCCAGATCACCGGCGGACAGCAGAACCTGTGCCCCTTCGGCCTCGCATAATTCGCGGGTTTTCTTCGCGTCGTCATGCTCTTCCAGATAGGCGATGGCGACATTGGCGCCTTCCCGGGCGAAAAGCACCGCCACGGCGCGGCCGATGCCGCTGTCTCCGCCGGTGACGATGGCAATCTTGCCCTTCAACCGGCCGGAGCCGGGAAAACGCGGTTGCCAATCGGGTTTGGGTTCAAGGCCGGATTCATGCCCCGGCATTTTCGGCTCTTCGGCGGTTTCGTCGATATGGGCCTTGTCGAGAGTCTTCAGTTCCTCACTCATCGCGTCGATCCTGTGCAGCCATGCTGGTTACACAGGATCAACGGGATGATGGCGGGGCCTGTTCCGCACCCCGCCGCATCAAGCCGGCGGCTCAGCCGATGCCCAGCGCCGCCTTGTAGGTATCGAGAATCGTTTCCATTTCCCGGCGATCATCAGGCTTCATCTTCCGCAGGCGGACGACCTGGCGCATGATCTTCACATCGTAACCGACCGCCTTGGCTTCGGCATAGACATCGCGAATATCGTCGGCGATGCCCTTCTTCTCTTCCTCGAGCCTTTCGATACGCTCGATCAGCAGGCGCAGGCGGTCGTCGGTATTTTCGGCCATTACGGGCTTCTCCAGATTGGCAGGATGAATCACTTGGCGGCTCGATAGCGTCCGCCCGCCGGGGCGAGAACCCGCCGCCGGAGTTTTCCCCTAACCAGCCTTGTTCCGTTCCAGGCTCGCTTCCATCCGGGCGATCTGTTCGGGCGTCGCCTCGGTCTGATATTTCGCTTTCCATTCATCCATCGGCATGC
Proteins encoded in this window:
- a CDS encoding CPBP family glutamic-type intramembrane protease produces the protein MNCSTLPAHAGWRGEWTGFFAFLRRPSLPGRPRGFGRASLISTLHLLPLALILTCAGLTVANLASLAAPQLPGNRLLDLPLGQLALFAILVAPITEETAFHGWLSGRPGHIAFIAIMLGGGAFALVAVQDQMLRAGLLIGTVAAACISLALLRRARTLPLFQQHFPWFYAASSGSFALLHIVNQSETVGWFSLVLVLPQLLIGLVLGYARVANGLWSSMLLHAGSNGVLVSLIAVLTLQAGAAA
- a CDS encoding heavy metal-binding domain-containing protein codes for the protein MIVSTTPTVEGRPAKEYLGVVTGEVIVGANLFRDIFASITDLVGGRSGKYEEVLARARKEAIEEMTEEARRLGGNAVIGVDIDYEVLGQNGSMLMVSVSGTAVRLSD
- a CDS encoding DUF2312 domain-containing protein, producing MAENTDDRLRLLIERIERLEEEKKGIADDIRDVYAEAKAVGYDVKIMRQVVRLRKMKPDDRREMETILDTYKAALGIG
- a CDS encoding SDR family oxidoreductase — translated: MSEELKTLDKAHIDETAEEPKMPGHESGLEPKPDWQPRFPGSGRLKGKIAIVTGGDSGIGRAVAVLFAREGANVAIAYLEEHDDAKKTRELCEAEGAQVLLSAGDLGDPKHAQGFVDAVIDRWGRLDVLINNAGEQHPDKNIEDITPEQLQRTFQTNIFSMFYVTQAARPHLKRGAAIVNCTSVTMYKGSGGLLDYSSTKGAITAFTRSLSENLVGQGIRVNGVAPGPIWTPLNPFGGAPKEKVEHFGESTPMGRPGQPNEVAPAFLFLACEDSSYMSGQILHPNGGSVVNG